A DNA window from Vigna angularis cultivar LongXiaoDou No.4 chromosome 1, ASM1680809v1, whole genome shotgun sequence contains the following coding sequences:
- the LOC108329219 gene encoding uncharacterized protein LOC108329219 yields MAFAAAKPFSNNSLMHTTKHPPKRPLLLKDYLRDDLGSCSSNGFKSLPRRRCCTTVGFFVEKDLQLQRKTRNTLPRRRRSSVSALQRASVAVINAIKSLPTSQKGGRAKRGGVLCRSLSRKLLSRSFWKKAAVVREEGSQQGVPRRRTSFRELIMLDQEHHKATSFIEYTALAAPSFTTSSGCGSNSWGESEFTFASTAASSESSNENYLLLETTKEYTPRRHKVEEEVVTKEYWANEKEQFSPVSILDCPFVDEEEIYKCRFRSTSSVVSITEGRKHKHMHERCHLESVASPEPVILEKRFARLEAGDETLKHSTKQRSRVVVPAARTRNNLRPANNHDIEENARNLLNFVKGSNPQNTLILKAENLLFDYFKKSVGECKEIDLSKKLHLCKVAEDWINGRPQELYLDWEEQGRRSVYVREMDRCEGWKNYDQEIQQLGGDLANEVLTILVNESVLDLMIRASH; encoded by the exons ATGGCTTTCGCTGCTGCCAAACCTTTCTCTAATAATTCTCTAATGCACACTACCAAGCATCCCCCAAAACGTCCCCTTTTGCTCAAGGACTACCTCAGGGACGACCTCGGTTCCTGTTCATCCAACGGTTTTAAATCGTTGCCGCGCCGACGATGCTGCACCACCGTGGGATTCTTCGTTGAGAAAGATCTCCAACTCCAACGCAAAACAAGGAACACACTACCTCGACGTCGACGATCATCCGTGTCGGCTCTGCAGAGAGCTTCCGTGGCCGTAATCAACGCGATAAAATCGCTTCCGACGTCACAAAAGGGTGGTAGAGCGAAGAGAGGTGGCGTTCTCTGTAGAAGCCTCTCGAGGAAGCTGTTGAGTAGAAGCTTCTGGAAAAAAGCAGCAGTGGTGAGGGAAGAGGGAAGCCAACAAGGCGTGCCGCGGAGGAGGACATCTTTCCGGGAACTCATTATGCTGGATCAGGAACATCATAAAGCGACGTCGTTCATTGAGTATACTGCATTAGCTGCCCCGAGTTTCACCACTTCTTCTGGTTGTGGCAGTAACAGTTGGGGAGAGAGTGAATTCACGTTTGCATCTACCGCTGCTTCCTCTGAGAGCTCCAACGAAAACTACCTCCTGCTTGAGACAACCAAAGAGTATACACCACGACGTCACAAGGTAGAAGAAGAAGTGGTAACCAAG GAATACTGGGCAAATGAGAAAGAACAGTTTAGTCCTGTATCGATACTAGATTGTCCATTTGTAGATGAAGAAGAGATTTACAAGTGTCGTTTCAGATCCACTTCCTCTGTTGTTTCCATCACGGAAG GAAGGAAACACAAGCATATGCACGAAAGATGCCATTTAGAAAGTGTGGCTTCACCGGAGCCGGTGATTTTAGAGAAAAGGTTTGCGCGGTTAGAGGCGGGGGATGAAACACTCAAGCATTCTACAAAACAACGTTCCCGCGTAGTAGTGCCAGCAGCGCGTACTCGAAATAACTTGCGTCCTGCAAACAATCACGACATTGAGGAGAACGCTCGAAATCTTCTCAACTTCGTTAAAGGATCAAATCCACAGAACACTTTGATACTTAAGGCAGAGAACCTGCTGTTTGATTACTTCAAGAAGAGTGTTGGAGAATGTAAAGAAATTGATCTGTCAAAAAAGCTTCACCTTTGCAAGGTAGCAGAGGATTGGATAAACGGGCGACCCCAAGAACTGTATTTGGATTGGGAAGAACAAGGACGAAGGTCTGTGTATGTTAGGGAGATGGACAGATGTGAAGGGTGGAAAAACTATGATCAAGAAATACAACAATTGGGTGGGGACCTGGCAAACGAAGTCTTGACAATTCTGGTTAATGAGTCAGTGCTTGATCTTATGATACGTGCCAGCCACTGA